Proteins encoded by one window of Nicotiana tabacum cultivar K326 chromosome 10, ASM71507v2, whole genome shotgun sequence:
- the LOC107813279 gene encoding G-type lectin S-receptor-like serine/threonine-protein kinase SD2-5, with protein MFVKQRLYFPVLLIIYLHLLSSRFASPQVSWHLNASLLNSTAGLPTYWINKPLSFADSTFGLSFLTPILLSGTDGIKCHLFAFYCNDDEGTECFLGIFFAFNNVPASEDTYYMDSQFVWSANRNHPVKANATLQLGQDGNLVLADSDGIVVWSTNTNGKSVSGLNLTETGNLVLFDETNHTIWQSFHHPTDSLLPGQSLVAGRKLIASVSATNRSQGFLSLTILNGSLAAYIDSDPPQFYYASPYPDSSYFSFDGQTITSLQFPPTSPAQFIKLGPDGHLRVYQWEMRLLNWKEVSDLLTTYAGNCGYPMVCGRYSICTKNTQCTCPPERNFFRPFFEREQDLGCSQLTSIYCNSSQYHSFVELRKTTYFAYEFNHELNSSISRLEGKKLEDCKRACLSNCSCKAAVFEYDSDGARRGSCLLMNEVFSLIDNQGGTDTRVFLKVQNSSKSQDSSKAQNQPPIISGGKKLRSLRVIIGSTLAAFFGIILSISTCFVLFKKRTYESSKAGDFLDLEPILPGMLTRFSYNELKIITADFSTKLGEGGFGSVYEGTLSNGTRIAVKHLDGVGHVMESFLTEVKIVGGIHHVNLIKLIGFCAEKSHRLLIYEHMVNGSLDRWISHKTPENGLTWHTRQRIISDIAKGLAYLHEECSQKIIHLDIKPQNILLDQNFNAKISDFGLSKLIEKDKSKVVTRMRGTPGYLAPEWLRSVITEKVDVYAFGIVLLEVLCGRKNLDLSQADDDVHLLSVFERKVEEELLMDMVDKTNEDMQRHKEAVTQMMSIAAWCLQGDFTKRPSMTLVVKALEGLVFVETNLDYNFTNAPQVGAGNQQREATISSILPSILSGPR; from the coding sequence ATGTTTGTGAAGCAGAGGTTGTATTTTCCTGTACTACTCATCATTTATCTCCACCTTTTATCATCCAGGTTTGCCTCACCCCAGGTTTCGTGGCACCTAAATGCCAGTCTTTTGAATTCTACTGCAGGACTTCCCACTTACTGGATCAACAAGCCGCTTTCGTTTGCTGATTCCACCTTCGGCTTATCTTTCTTAACACCCATCCTTCTGAGTGGAACTGATGGCATTAAGTGCCACCTCTTTGCCTTCTATTGCAATGACGACGAAGGCACCGAATGCTTTCTTGGTATCTTTTTTGCATTCAATAACGTCCCTGCTAGCGAAGACACATATTATATGGATTCCCAGTTTGTTTGGTCCGCTAACCGAAATCATCCTGTCAAAGCCAATGCAACCTTACAACTAGGCCAGGATGGTAACTTGGTCTTGGCAGACTCTGATGGCATTGTTGTTTGGTCTACAAATACAAATGGGAAATCTGTTTCAGGCTTAAACTTGACAGAAACAGGGAATCTCGTACTCTTTGATGAAACCAACCACACAATTTGGCAATCTTTTCATCATCCTACGGATTCTTTGCTCCCGGGGCAGAGTCTAGTTGCTGGGCGGAAGCTCATAGCAAGCGTTTCAGCAACGAATCGGAGTCAAGGTTTTCTATCTTTAACTATTCTCAATGGAAGCCTTGCCGCTTACATAGATTCTGACCCACCTCAGTTTTACTACGCTTCACCTTATCCGGATAGTTCTTATTTCAGTTTTGATGGTCAAACCATTACTTCTCTGCAATTCCCTCCTACATCACCAGCTCAATTCATAAAGCTTGGGCCTGATGGACATTTACGGGTTTACCAATGGGAGATGAGACTACTTAATTGGAAAGAGGTATCTGATCTTTTGACGACATATGCAGGGAACTGTGGGTACCCAATGGTGTGTGGAAGATATAGCATTTGCACAAAAAACACGCAATGTACTTGTCCGCCAGAACGAAATTTCTTCAGGCCATTTTTTGAGAGGGAACAAGATCTTGGATGTTCTCAGCTGACATCCATTTACTGCAACTCCTCGCAGTATCATAGTTTCGTAGAGCTCCGGAAAACCACATATTTTGCATATGAGTTCAATCATGAACTAAATTCTAGCATATCACGGCTTGAGGGGAAAAAGTTGGAAGATTGCAAAAGGGCCTGCCTTAGCAACTGTTCCTGCAAAGCTGCTGTTTTCGAATATGATTCGGATGGGGCTCGAAGAGGGAGCTGTTTGTTAATGAATGAGGTCTTCTCTCTCATAGATAACCAGGGTGGAACGGACACGAGAGTATTTCTTAAGGTGCAGAATTCCTCAAAGTCACAGGATTCCTCTAAGGCACAGAATCAGCCTCCAATCATTTCTGGAGGGAAAAAATTAAGATCTCTCAGAGTGATAATAGGATCTACTCTTGCAGCTTTCTTTGGGATAATTTTAAGTATCAGTACCTGCTTTGTTCTTTTCAAAAAGCGGACATACGAGTCCAGCAAGGCAGGGGATTTTCTGGATCTAGAGCCAATCTTACCGGGAATGCTAACTCGGTTCTCTTACAATGAGTTGAAAATAATTACAGCAGATTTCAGCACAAAGCTAGGGGAAGGAGGATTTGGCTCTGTATATGAGGGAACACTGAGTAATGGCACCAGAATAGCTGTGAAACATCTGGATGGTGTAGGTCATGTGATGGAATCATTCTTAACAGAAGTAAAGATAGTGGGTGGAATTCACCACGTCAATTTGATAAAACTCATTGGATTTTGTGCTGAAAAGAGCCACAGACTTCTGATCTATGAGCACATGGTAAATGGATCACTAGATAGGTGGATTTCACATAAAACTCCAGAAAATGGGCTTACATGgcatacaaggcaaaggataatATCAGATATTGCCAAAGGCTTAGCTTATTTACATGAAGAGTGCAGCCAGAAAATAATTCATTTGGACATCAAACCACAAAACATCCTTCTAGATCAAAATTTCAATGCGAAGATCTCTGATTTTGGGTTGTCGAAACTAATTGAGAAAGACAAAAGCAAAGTTGTAACTAGAATGAGAGGAACACCAGGGTATCTAGCCCCTGAATGGCTGAGGTCAGTGATCACTGAGAAAGTAGACGTGTATGCTTTTGGAATTGTGCTCTTGGAAGTTCTCTGTGGGCGAAAGAATTTGGATTTGTCCCAGGCTGATGATGATGTTCATTTGCTAagtgtttttgaaagaaaagtagAGGAAGAGCTGCTCATGGACATGGTTGACAAAACTAATGAGGATATGCAGCGCCATAAAGAAGCAGTGACACAAATGATGAGCATCGCTGCATGGTGTCTACAGGGCGACTTCACCAAGAGGCCTTCAATGACATTGGTGGTTAAGGCGCTGGAAGGGTTGGTTTTTGTTGAAACCAACTTGGATTATAATTTCACAAACGCACCTCAGGTTGGAGCAGGCAACCAACAGAGGGAAGCCACTATCAGTTCAATACTGCCTTCAATTTTATCGGGACCAAGGTGA